In the genome of Flavivirga spongiicola, one region contains:
- a CDS encoding DUF6452 family protein translates to MRKRSLVLFVIITICYISCERDDICPSSTPTTPRLIIDLLDVNNADNKKRVFDLVVVGVGVADDAILADYNFDDTDNLVLPLKTNENTTQYRLIKEATVNDAGTPDDTSDDFIDGNYDLITINYSREEVYVSRACGYKTIFKNVTLNLDASDTDPWIISRQPVTDNQSVEDEAAAHFTMSH, encoded by the coding sequence ATGAGAAAAAGAAGCCTAGTACTATTCGTCATCATAACTATATGTTATATTAGTTGTGAGCGTGACGATATCTGTCCAAGTAGTACGCCTACTACTCCAAGATTAATCATTGATCTTCTAGACGTCAATAATGCTGATAATAAAAAGCGTGTTTTTGATCTAGTTGTCGTTGGTGTTGGTGTTGCCGATGATGCCATTTTAGCCGATTACAATTTTGACGACACAGACAATCTCGTACTTCCATTAAAAACAAATGAAAATACCACGCAATATAGGCTTATAAAAGAAGCCACAGTAAATGATGCTGGTACACCTGATGATACAAGTGATGATTTTATTGATGGCAATTATGATCTTATTACTATCAATTATAGCCGCGAAGAAGTTTATGTATCAAGAGCTTGTGGCTATAAAACTATTTTTAAAAATGTGACACTTAATCTGGACGCAAGTGACACAGACCCTTGGATAATATCTAGACAACCCGTAACCGATAACCAATCTGTAGAAGATGAAGCAGCAGCGCACTTTACAATGTCTCATTAG
- the rlmD gene encoding 23S rRNA (uracil(1939)-C(5))-methyltransferase RlmD, protein MSRRKAKKQVFEQVEVIDAGAKGKTIAKAPDGKVIFLPNAVPGDVIDVQTFKKRKAYYEGKAIAFHKLSDKRTEPECEHFGTCGGCKWQNMAYEHQLFYKQKEVTNNLTRIGHIELPEITPILGASNQYFYRNKMEFSFSDSRWLTIEEVQSDEDLGDRNALGFHIPGMWDKILDLNKCHLQADPSNAIRNAVKQFSIENELEFFNTRNQTGLLRTMMIRTSSTGNIMVMVQFFKEDIAKRKLLLDFIADTFPQITSLQYVINGKANDTIYDQDVICYKGTDHIFEEMEGLKFKINAKSFYQTNSDQAFELYKITRDFAELTGNELVYDLYTGTGTIAQFVAKKASKVIGVESVPDAITAAKENAQLNNINNVEFYVGDMKQVFNDVFIETHGQPDVIITDPPRDGMHKDVVQQILNIAPKKVVYVSCNSATQARDLALMDATYKVIKTQAVDMFPQTFHVENVVLLEKR, encoded by the coding sequence ATGTCTAGAAGAAAAGCAAAAAAACAAGTTTTTGAACAAGTAGAAGTTATTGATGCTGGAGCTAAAGGAAAAACGATAGCCAAAGCACCAGATGGGAAAGTAATCTTTCTACCAAATGCTGTTCCTGGTGATGTCATCGATGTACAAACTTTTAAAAAACGTAAGGCCTACTATGAAGGCAAAGCTATTGCGTTTCATAAATTATCAGATAAAAGAACGGAACCTGAGTGCGAACATTTCGGTACCTGTGGCGGATGTAAATGGCAAAATATGGCCTACGAGCATCAATTGTTTTACAAACAAAAAGAAGTTACTAATAACTTAACGCGTATAGGGCATATTGAACTCCCCGAAATTACACCTATCTTAGGGGCTTCAAATCAATATTTCTATAGAAATAAAATGGAATTTTCTTTTAGTGATAGCCGATGGCTAACCATAGAAGAAGTACAATCTGATGAAGATTTAGGTGATAGAAATGCTCTAGGATTTCATATTCCAGGCATGTGGGATAAAATCCTAGATTTAAACAAGTGTCATTTACAAGCAGATCCTTCTAACGCCATTAGAAATGCGGTTAAACAATTTTCTATTGAAAATGAATTAGAGTTCTTCAATACACGAAATCAAACAGGGTTGTTAAGAACCATGATGATTCGTACATCCAGTACGGGTAATATTATGGTAATGGTTCAGTTTTTTAAAGAAGACATAGCAAAACGCAAATTATTATTAGATTTTATTGCTGATACATTTCCGCAGATAACCTCATTACAGTATGTTATTAATGGAAAGGCAAACGATACTATTTACGACCAAGACGTGATTTGCTATAAAGGTACGGATCATATTTTTGAAGAAATGGAGGGATTAAAATTTAAAATTAATGCCAAGTCATTTTATCAAACTAATTCAGATCAAGCTTTTGAGTTATATAAAATCACAAGAGATTTTGCTGAATTGACCGGGAACGAACTGGTTTACGATTTATATACAGGTACTGGCACTATAGCTCAATTCGTTGCAAAAAAAGCAAGTAAAGTTATTGGTGTAGAATCTGTTCCAGATGCTATAACTGCAGCAAAAGAAAATGCACAATTAAATAATATAAATAACGTTGAATTCTATGTTGGAGATATGAAACAGGTTTTTAATGATGTATTTATAGAAACACATGGTCAACCAGATGTTATCATAACCGATCCACCTCGTGATGGGATGCATAAAGATGTGGTGCAACAAATATTAAACATCGCGCCTAAAAAAGTAGTTTATGTAAGTTGTAATAGTGCTACTCAGGCTAGAGATTTAGCATTAATGGATGCGACGTATAAAGTAATAAAAACGCAAGCAGTAGATATGTTTCCACAGACATTTCATGTTGAAAATGTGGTACTACTTGAAAAGCGATAA
- a CDS encoding RNA polymerase sigma factor codes for MRKDKTIDALLVKQYLSGNANALTELVKRWHKSFCEKAYWLVKDADVAKDIAQDCWKTIIDKIDSLQDPESFGAWSLRIVYIKSVDRLNANKRIRESLEDYKYEQETIIDIDDRDESLKKTLLKAIKQLPEHQQTVIQLFYIYDYSLKDISAALNISVGTAKSRLFHAREKLKEKLKERLKR; via the coding sequence TTGAGGAAAGATAAAACAATAGATGCGTTGCTGGTAAAGCAATACCTTTCTGGAAATGCTAATGCACTTACAGAGTTGGTTAAAAGGTGGCATAAATCATTTTGCGAAAAAGCTTATTGGTTGGTAAAAGATGCTGATGTAGCTAAAGATATCGCGCAAGATTGTTGGAAAACGATTATAGATAAAATAGATAGTTTGCAAGATCCAGAAAGTTTTGGAGCCTGGAGTTTACGGATTGTATATATTAAATCTGTAGACAGACTTAATGCTAATAAGCGGATAAGAGAGTCTTTAGAAGATTATAAATATGAGCAGGAAACTATAATTGATATTGATGATAGAGATGAATCATTAAAGAAAACACTTTTAAAAGCTATTAAACAATTACCAGAACATCAACAAACGGTTATTCAATTGTTTTATATTTATGACTATTCGTTAAAAGATATTAGTGCCGCTTTAAATATATCTGTTGGAACAGCTAAATCAAGATTATTTCATGCCAGAGAAAAATTAAAAGAAAAATTAAAAGAAAGATTAAAAAGATAA
- a CDS encoding DUF6768 family protein: MKTNMEDIDKLIKETLTQEEAKFYDKLDEQNVLQMLGGLFQGKNKWIMYFMNIITLIFFFLFVYCTVQFFNTDATNEMIKWGLGSVVFLLGVSMLKVFAWMQMDKNAIIREIKRLELQISSLSSRISE; this comes from the coding sequence ATGAAAACAAATATGGAAGACATAGACAAATTAATAAAAGAAACATTAACTCAAGAAGAAGCTAAGTTTTATGATAAATTAGATGAGCAAAACGTGCTTCAAATGTTGGGCGGATTATTTCAAGGAAAAAACAAATGGATTATGTATTTTATGAATATTATAACCTTAATTTTCTTTTTTCTATTCGTGTATTGTACTGTTCAGTTTTTTAACACAGACGCTACAAACGAAATGATTAAATGGGGATTGGGAAGTGTGGTATTTCTACTAGGAGTAAGTATGTTAAAGGTTTTTGCTTGGATGCAAATGGATAAAAATGCTATAATTAGAGAGATTAAACGTTTGGAATTACAGATATCATCACTTTCAAGTAGAATATCTGAATAA
- the rocD gene encoding ornithine--oxo-acid transaminase, whose amino-acid sequence MAILEQQTSQQLIELENKYGAHNYHPLPVVLNRGEGVYVWDVDGKQYYDFLSAYSAVNQGHCHPKIVNAMVQQAQTLTLTSRAFHNDMLGKYEKFACEFFGFDKLLPMNTGAEAVETALKLCRKWAYEVKGIDEDKAEIIVCENNFHGRTTTIISFSNDPVARQNFGPFTNGFIKIEYDNLKALESALQNNPNVGGFLVEPIQGEAGVYVPSEGYLTKAKALCEQYNVLFIADEVQTGIARTGKLLAVNHENVTPDILILGKAISGGVYPVSAVLANDAIMNVIKPGSHGSTFGGNPVAAAVAIAALEVVRDEELAKNAEILGNVFRSELNKYIETSNIVSLVRGKGLLNAILINEEEDSDTAWNICLALRDNGLLAKPTHGNIIRFAPPLVMNEEQLLDCANIIVKTLKGFEK is encoded by the coding sequence ATGGCAATTTTAGAACAACAAACATCGCAACAATTAATTGAATTAGAAAACAAGTATGGCGCCCATAATTACCATCCATTACCTGTCGTATTGAACAGAGGAGAAGGTGTGTACGTGTGGGATGTAGATGGAAAACAATATTATGATTTTCTTTCTGCATACTCTGCTGTAAATCAAGGGCACTGTCACCCAAAAATTGTTAATGCTATGGTGCAACAAGCACAAACATTGACTTTAACTTCAAGAGCATTTCATAACGATATGCTTGGTAAATATGAGAAATTTGCTTGCGAATTTTTTGGGTTTGATAAGTTATTACCAATGAACACAGGAGCAGAGGCTGTAGAGACGGCTTTAAAGCTATGTAGAAAATGGGCTTACGAAGTAAAAGGTATTGATGAAGATAAAGCAGAAATTATAGTCTGTGAGAATAATTTCCATGGACGTACAACGACCATCATTTCATTTTCGAACGATCCTGTTGCACGTCAAAACTTTGGGCCATTTACCAATGGATTTATTAAAATTGAATACGATAACCTTAAGGCTTTAGAATCTGCTTTGCAAAATAACCCAAATGTTGGCGGTTTTTTAGTAGAGCCTATACAAGGAGAAGCTGGGGTTTATGTTCCCAGTGAGGGGTATTTAACTAAAGCAAAAGCACTTTGTGAACAATATAATGTTTTGTTTATTGCTGATGAGGTACAAACAGGTATTGCCAGAACAGGAAAGCTATTAGCTGTAAATCATGAAAATGTTACACCTGATATTTTAATTCTGGGTAAAGCTATAAGTGGAGGTGTATATCCTGTATCTGCCGTTTTAGCTAATGATGCTATTATGAATGTTATTAAACCTGGTAGTCACGGAAGTACTTTTGGAGGAAACCCGGTAGCAGCAGCAGTAGCTATAGCTGCTCTTGAAGTGGTAAGAGATGAAGAATTAGCTAAAAATGCCGAGATATTAGGAAATGTATTTAGAAGTGAGCTAAATAAATATATCGAAACCAGTAATATAGTTAGTTTAGTTAGGGGAAAAGGCTTGCTTAACGCTATTCTTATAAATGAAGAAGAAGATAGTGATACCGCTTGGAATATTTGCCTGGCATTAAGGGATAATGGGTTATTGGCAAAACCTACGCATGGGAATATTATACGTTTTGCACCGCCTTTAGTAATGAATGAAGAACAATTACTGGATTGTGCGAATATTATTGTAAAAACACTTAAAGGATTTGAGAAATAG
- a CDS encoding CCC motif membrane protein codes for MEQQKLNPTIVYVLAILGFLCCCIGGLGFILAGIAFIIATSKLNAVKLNPENYDPNSIKAMNTAKIVALVILIINLLYFIMTIYRIYTIGWDELMQQSQEMMEQWQQNQ; via the coding sequence ATGGAACAACAAAAACTCAACCCAACAATTGTTTACGTATTAGCTATTTTAGGATTTTTATGCTGCTGTATCGGTGGATTAGGATTTATTCTTGCAGGTATTGCATTTATAATTGCTACCAGTAAATTAAACGCTGTAAAGCTTAACCCGGAAAACTACGATCCAAACAGTATTAAAGCTATGAATACAGCTAAAATTGTAGCTTTAGTCATATTAATAATAAACCTTTTGTATTTTATAATGACAATATATAGAATATATACTATAGGTTGGGATGAACTTATGCAACAGTCTCAAGAAATGATGGAGCAGTGGCAACAAAATCAGTAG
- a CDS encoding DUF2752 domain-containing protein has protein sequence MRALDDYMLPCLNKKLFGVECMGCGLQRSISLIFKGHFVDAFYMYPAVYSLIILFLCIGLNIFFKFKHSNKIIGALAIVTVATIIISYIIKIIN, from the coding sequence ATGCGGGCTTTAGACGATTACATGTTACCTTGTTTAAATAAAAAACTTTTTGGGGTTGAATGCATGGGTTGCGGTTTACAAAGGTCTATTTCTTTAATTTTTAAGGGGCATTTTGTAGATGCTTTTTATATGTACCCTGCAGTTTATAGTTTAATTATCCTCTTTCTATGCATAGGACTAAATATTTTCTTTAAATTTAAACATTCCAATAAAATTATTGGTGCATTGGCTATAGTAACAGTAGCGACAATTATAATAAGTTATATCATTAAAATAATCAATTAA
- a CDS encoding DUF2752 domain-containing protein: MLNKIKYFTIILIIVALIFIPYLYYNYNPSIYNIFPKCPLYSLTGIYCPGCGSQRATHQFLQGHILDGIKHNFLIILLVVVLLYDASIKLIKIVFNRAFINLLHASKTTYTILIIIILFWILRNINLYPFTILAP, from the coding sequence GTGCTCAATAAAATAAAGTACTTCACTATTATATTAATTATAGTAGCATTAATCTTTATTCCATATTTATATTATAATTACAACCCTTCGATATATAACATTTTCCCGAAGTGTCCTCTTTATTCTTTAACTGGAATATATTGTCCGGGTTGTGGAAGTCAAAGAGCAACACATCAATTCCTTCAGGGGCATATTCTTGATGGTATTAAACACAACTTTTTAATTATTCTATTAGTAGTTGTTTTATTATATGATGCTTCAATTAAACTCATCAAAATAGTTTTTAATAGAGCTTTTATAAACCTTTTACATGCCTCAAAAACCACTTATACTATATTAATAATAATTATTTTATTTTGGATATTAAGAAACATCAATTTATATCCTTTTACTATTTTAGCTCCATAA
- a CDS encoding CD225/dispanin family protein produces MENKPPRPSSYLALAIISTILCCLPTGIVSIIYATKVNSTYEDGKYDEANKASKNAKIWGLISVGIALFGWIIYILIFGVAFLGAIGSAQ; encoded by the coding sequence ATGGAAAACAAACCACCAAGACCTAGCAGTTATTTAGCCCTAGCCATTATAAGTACTATTTTATGTTGCTTACCCACTGGAATTGTTAGTATTATTTATGCTACCAAAGTTAATAGTACCTACGAAGATGGAAAATATGACGAAGCAAATAAAGCTTCAAAAAATGCAAAAATATGGGGTCTCATTTCTGTTGGAATTGCTCTTTTTGGGTGGATAATCTATATACTTATTTTTGGAGTAGCATTTTTAGGAGCGATTGGAAGTGCTCAATAA
- a CDS encoding T9SS type A sorting domain-containing protein, protein MFSRSVFFLLLISNFSFSQLSVRNDAYVFINDEVVFVEDDINLNETNSSMYLRNEAQVIQGTGVTGNSGVGELSVYQEGNVGEYEYNYWCSPIGSKTSNNVNNPFGVTFLNDVTGLITSTPATVTHLPGYNGTSSPLVIEDYWIWKYIASDEYSEWQHVRGATSLNPGEGFTMKGTVGSGDAQRYDFRGKPNNGTISVSVDNNQLSLVGNPYPSALDALAYIHDPQNAAVITGTLQYWEQDPSVNSHHLNNYEGGYATYTINAAGTVETSISAVFNTYNNDGSINVAGTGTGSKTPRRYIPIGQGFMVEGTALGVVRAKNSHRIYIKETHVDSEFFKNSDPKNKAKKTTDGFSKVPSDYKRFRLNVDFNDTYTRQLVETFHGSATDGFDYGLESKINEGEILASDALWSIDGKPYLAEALPFDPTLRIPLTIKVNKETPIRIRIADIQNFESDQAIYVHDIENNTFVDLKSQDFNINLDTGNYTDRFKIVFEKNSLSTTEANLEDLRVFQNNAIAQLKISNPNALNIKAFSLFDVAGKQVLNKRVLDSKKAYTHSTKSLSDGMYIVQINLDNNQVFNKKIIIANKN, encoded by the coding sequence ATGTTTAGTAGATCTGTTTTTTTTCTTCTATTAATAAGCAATTTTTCATTCTCACAATTATCAGTAAGAAATGATGCTTATGTTTTTATAAATGATGAAGTTGTCTTTGTTGAAGATGATATTAATCTAAATGAAACTAACAGCAGCATGTATCTGCGCAATGAGGCACAAGTGATTCAAGGTACCGGTGTGACCGGAAACTCCGGTGTTGGTGAACTAAGTGTTTATCAGGAAGGCAATGTAGGCGAATACGAATACAATTATTGGTGCTCTCCTATTGGCAGTAAAACCAGTAATAATGTAAATAACCCCTTTGGTGTGACGTTTCTTAATGATGTGACCGGCCTTATAACCTCAACACCTGCTACCGTTACCCATTTACCTGGATATAATGGCACGTCCAGCCCATTGGTCATTGAAGATTACTGGATCTGGAAGTATATTGCTTCTGATGAATATTCTGAATGGCAACATGTACGGGGTGCGACCAGCTTAAATCCTGGGGAAGGCTTTACCATGAAAGGTACTGTTGGATCTGGTGATGCACAACGATACGACTTTAGAGGAAAACCCAATAATGGTACCATCAGTGTGAGTGTTGATAATAACCAGCTTTCATTGGTCGGCAATCCATATCCCTCTGCCTTGGATGCCTTGGCTTATATACATGATCCACAAAATGCCGCCGTAATTACTGGTACTTTACAATATTGGGAACAAGATCCTAGTGTGAATTCTCACCACCTTAATAACTATGAGGGTGGATACGCCACTTATACCATTAATGCAGCGGGTACTGTAGAAACTTCTATATCTGCTGTATTTAATACCTATAATAATGATGGCAGTATTAATGTTGCCGGAACCGGAACCGGTAGTAAAACCCCTAGACGCTATATACCCATCGGACAAGGGTTTATGGTCGAAGGCACAGCTTTAGGTGTGGTTAGGGCAAAAAACAGCCATAGAATATATATAAAGGAAACACATGTTGACAGCGAGTTCTTTAAAAATTCGGATCCTAAAAACAAAGCAAAAAAAACCACCGATGGTTTTTCAAAGGTCCCCAGCGATTATAAGCGTTTTAGGTTAAATGTTGACTTTAATGATACCTATACAAGACAGCTGGTCGAAACTTTTCATGGTTCGGCTACCGATGGTTTTGATTACGGATTGGAATCTAAAATAAATGAAGGAGAGATCTTGGCTTCGGATGCTCTTTGGTCAATTGATGGAAAACCTTATCTGGCTGAGGCATTGCCTTTTGACCCTACGCTAAGAATTCCTTTGACTATTAAAGTAAATAAAGAAACTCCTATTAGAATTAGAATTGCAGATATTCAGAATTTTGAAAGTGATCAAGCTATTTATGTACATGACATAGAAAACAACACATTTGTAGATTTAAAATCTCAGGATTTTAATATCAATCTTGATACCGGTAATTACACGGATCGGTTTAAGATTGTTTTTGAGAAAAATAGTTTAAGCACTACTGAGGCTAATCTGGAGGACTTAAGGGTATTCCAAAACAACGCTATTGCTCAATTAAAAATTTCAAACCCGAATGCCCTAAACATAAAAGCCTTTAGCTTATTTGATGTTGCTGGTAAGCAGGTCCTCAACAAAAGAGTTCTTGATTCTAAAAAAGCATATACCCATTCCACAAAATCACTTAGCGATGGTATGTATATTGTACAAATAAACTTAGACAATAATCAGGTGTTTAACAAAAAGATTATAATTGCTAATAAAAATTAG
- a CDS encoding Smr/MutS family protein translates to MSFKLGDFVLVIDEDLSGVIKQISGNTISVETTDGFLLDFESDELVTNKESNTFKKELFSQKTISDIVSEKEQLSKRKQIKTRAKDRYEPTMEVDLHINQLVRSPKSMSKFDILTLQLDTAKRQLDFAIAKRIQKMVFIHGVGEGVLKVELEYLFGRYNNVKFYEANYQKYGLGATEVYIYQNVAPN, encoded by the coding sequence ATGTCTTTTAAATTAGGTGACTTTGTTTTGGTTATAGATGAAGATTTGTCTGGGGTTATAAAACAAATTTCAGGGAACACCATCTCAGTTGAAACAACAGACGGTTTTTTATTGGATTTTGAAAGTGATGAACTAGTTACAAATAAAGAAAGTAATACATTTAAAAAAGAACTGTTTTCGCAAAAAACGATTAGTGATATTGTTTCAGAAAAAGAACAGCTCTCAAAAAGGAAGCAAATTAAAACGAGAGCAAAAGATAGATATGAGCCTACTATGGAGGTTGATTTACATATTAATCAATTAGTTAGGTCACCAAAAAGCATGTCTAAATTCGATATATTGACACTGCAATTAGATACGGCTAAGCGTCAATTAGATTTTGCCATAGCTAAGCGTATTCAAAAGATGGTGTTTATTCACGGTGTCGGTGAAGGCGTTTTAAAAGTAGAATTAGAATATTTATTTGGACGCTATAATAATGTGAAATTCTATGAGGCCAATTACCAGAAATATGGATTAGGAGCTACTGAGGTATATATTTACCAGAATGTAGCGCCTAATTAA
- a CDS encoding cysteine desulfurase family protein yields the protein MKHVYFDNAATTQIRDEVITSITEVMRENYGNASSSHSFGRSSKSLIEQSRKTIASYLNVSAGEIVFTSGGTEADNLVLRSAVRDLGVKHIVTSKIEHHAVLHTIEQLKNEYGISVSYVNLETNGHIDYLHLEALLQTESKTLVSLMHINNEIGNILDIERVANLCKANHVLFHSDAVQSVGHYKIDLQEVQVDFLAASAHKFHGPKGVGFAFIRKNSGLQPLILGGEQERGLRAGTESVHNITGIEVALKSTLNNLNKEADYIKSLKQYFIDKIAKDIPKAIFNGCSGDLDMSTYTLVNICLPIPPKKAAILLFQLDLKGIACSKGSACQSGSSQNSHVLTEILSDADLLKPSIRFSFSIYNTMEEVDYVVEVLKEFVE from the coding sequence ATGAAGCATGTATATTTTGATAATGCTGCGACCACTCAAATAAGAGACGAGGTGATAACTTCTATTACAGAAGTTATGAGGGAAAACTATGGAAATGCTTCGTCATCGCATAGTTTTGGAAGATCTTCTAAGTCATTAATTGAACAATCAAGAAAAACAATTGCGAGTTATTTAAATGTGTCTGCTGGAGAAATAGTGTTTACTTCTGGCGGTACTGAAGCAGATAATTTAGTATTGAGAAGTGCCGTTAGAGATTTAGGAGTTAAACATATTGTTACTTCAAAAATTGAGCATCATGCAGTTTTGCATACCATAGAACAACTTAAAAATGAGTATGGTATATCGGTTAGTTATGTTAATCTTGAAACTAATGGTCATATTGATTATTTGCATTTAGAAGCTTTGTTACAAACAGAAAGTAAAACACTTGTCAGTTTGATGCATATAAATAACGAAATAGGTAATATTTTGGATATTGAGCGCGTTGCCAATTTGTGTAAGGCTAATCATGTTTTATTTCATAGCGATGCTGTGCAATCTGTCGGGCATTATAAAATAGATTTACAAGAGGTACAAGTTGATTTTTTAGCAGCAAGTGCTCATAAGTTTCATGGACCAAAGGGAGTGGGGTTTGCATTTATTAGGAAGAACTCGGGTTTGCAACCTCTAATTTTAGGAGGGGAACAGGAGCGAGGACTTAGAGCAGGAACGGAAAGTGTACATAATATTACTGGTATAGAGGTAGCATTAAAAAGCACCCTTAACAATTTAAACAAAGAAGCTGACTATATTAAGAGCTTAAAACAATATTTTATTGATAAGATAGCAAAAGATATACCTAAAGCAATCTTTAACGGTTGCTCCGGGGATTTAGATATGAGCACCTATACACTTGTTAATATTTGCTTACCGATACCCCCAAAAAAGGCTGCTATTTTATTATTTCAATTAGATTTAAAGGGAATAGCATGTTCTAAAGGTAGTGCTTGTCAAAGTGGTAGCTCCCAAAATTCGCATGTCCTGACTGAAATTTTAAGTGATGCAGATTTACTTAAACCCTCCATTCGTTTTTCGTTTAGTATATATAATACAATGGAAGAAGTAGATTACGTGGTTGAAGTTTTAAAAGAATTTGTTGAATAG